One part of the Natronorubrum sediminis genome encodes these proteins:
- a CDS encoding methyltransferase family protein, translating to MLLATGFISLDVTFEHAGAWALALIMIVVVSWLFYRYFAPESWREWAGAGVVQAFIIALYAEMFGFPLTIYLLIRFGGLDREYASDNLWSTLVGIGETGMFVSMLVGYSVALIGILLFIQGWRQVHRARQEDHLVTSGLYSYVRHPQYTGLFLALFGEGIVHWPTIFSVGLFPIIVLTFTWLARKEERDMLDQFGEEYRTYQQEVPLFVPRLGQWRRFVRESRSP from the coding sequence ATGTTGCTGGCCACCGGTTTCATCAGCTTGGACGTGACGTTCGAACACGCCGGAGCGTGGGCTCTCGCGCTAATCATGATCGTTGTTGTCTCGTGGTTGTTTTACCGCTATTTCGCCCCAGAAAGCTGGCGCGAGTGGGCTGGAGCCGGTGTCGTACAGGCGTTTATCATCGCACTGTACGCCGAAATGTTCGGGTTCCCGCTGACTATTTATCTCCTGATTCGGTTCGGCGGCCTCGATCGGGAGTACGCCAGCGACAATCTCTGGTCTACACTGGTTGGTATCGGTGAGACCGGAATGTTCGTATCGATGCTGGTCGGCTACAGCGTGGCGCTCATCGGGATCTTGCTCTTTATTCAGGGATGGCGACAGGTCCATCGCGCCAGACAGGAAGACCATCTGGTTACCAGCGGACTCTACAGCTACGTCCGCCACCCGCAGTATACTGGGTTGTTCCTCGCACTCTTTGGCGAGGGTATCGTTCACTGGCCAACGATATTTTCGGTTGGGTTGTTCCCGATTATCGTCCTGACCTTCACGTGGCTCGCTCGCAAGGAAGAGCGAGACATGCTCGATCAGTTCGGTGAGGAGTACCGAACGTATCAGCAGGAAGTTCCACTGTTCGTTCCTCGATTGGGCCAGTGGCGACGCTTCGTACGTGAGTCT
- a CDS encoding heavy-metal-associated domain-containing protein has translation MTRKHTDIHGLNCPNCALTLERAIATLRGVRGARVEFETETVSVEYDPAAVSLERIDLRIRSATCESECFDMSAPDRAFGKIDRESGIAQTPSNHSDGCCQIVVDGDW, from the coding sequence ATGACGAGAAAACACACCGACATCCACGGGCTGAACTGCCCAAATTGCGCTCTAACGCTCGAACGGGCGATCGCTACGCTTCGTGGCGTCCGTGGCGCACGCGTCGAGTTCGAAACCGAAACAGTGAGCGTTGAGTACGATCCCGCCGCTGTCTCGCTCGAACGGATCGATTTGAGGATCAGAAGCGCTACGTGCGAGTCGGAGTGCTTCGATATGAGCGCACCGGACAGAGCGTTCGGCAAAATTGATCGAGAGTCAGGGATCGCTCAAACGCCATCCAATCACAGCGATGGATGCTGTCAGATCGTCGTGGACGGTGACTGGTGA